A genome region from Oncorhynchus masou masou isolate Uvic2021 chromosome 14, UVic_Omas_1.1, whole genome shotgun sequence includes the following:
- the LOC135554232 gene encoding coiled-coil domain-containing protein 134-like isoform X2 — translation MLSVCTVVLVVAAAALSSADSDTHRHDSNLEIYKLLFETKRKDQLNALKNLVELNDINQQYKIIDIMLKGLFKVLEDSKAVLTAANMQADDPFPMDDKIKEAYSHVVENTAFFGDVALRFPRIVHHYYDRNPDWGGLLRWGLRFCNLTGVFTGGAHQHVLSLMSQELGIIEKSPDFTNPYRTERDDVLHTAEAFQKILREEEKRRRKEDKRKEIRKGPRISRSRTEL, via the exons ATGCTGAGTGTGTGTACAGTCGTCCTGGTGGTTGCTGCTGCAGCCCTCTCCTCTGCAGActccgacacacacagacatgactCCAACCTGGAGATCT aCAAGCTTCTGTTTGAGACCAAGAGGAAAGACCAGCTAAATGCTCTGAAGAACCTGGTGGAGCTCAATGACATCAACCAGCAGTATAAGATCATAGACATCATGCTGAAGGGCTTGTTTAAG GTGTTGGAGGACTCGAAGGCCGTCCTTACTGCAGCCAACATGCAGGCTGATGATCCCTTCCCCATGGATGACAAAATCAAAGAAG CCTACTCCCATGTGGTGGAGAACACGGCGTTCTTTGGGGACGTAGCGTTGCGTTTCCCACGTATTGTCCACCACTACTACGACCGTAACCCAGACTGGGGCGGCCTTCTGCGATGGGGGCTCCGCTTCTGCAACCTCACTGGGGTGTTCACCGGGGGAGCACACCAGCATGTTCTCTCACTG ATGTCGCAGGAGTTGGGAATAATAGAGAAATCCCCAGACTTCACCAACCCATACCGCACTGAGAGAGACGAC GTGCTTCACACTGCAGAGGCCTTTCAGAAGAtcctgagggaggaggagaagaggaggaggaaagaggacaagAGGAAGGAGATTAGGAAGGGGCCTCGCATCTCCCGCTCCCGTACTGAGCTATAG
- the LOC135554232 gene encoding coiled-coil domain-containing protein 134-like isoform X1, whose translation MLARKNRWFRYRFISCCFLLRVPHHRHLLTMLSVCTVVLVVAAAALSSADSDTHRHDSNLEIYKLLFETKRKDQLNALKNLVELNDINQQYKIIDIMLKGLFKVLEDSKAVLTAANMQADDPFPMDDKIKEAYSHVVENTAFFGDVALRFPRIVHHYYDRNPDWGGLLRWGLRFCNLTGVFTGGAHQHVLSLMSQELGIIEKSPDFTNPYRTERDDVLHTAEAFQKILREEEKRRRKEDKRKEIRKGPRISRSRTEL comes from the exons TGCCTCACCATCGCCACCTCTTGACCATGCTGAGTGTGTGTACAGTCGTCCTGGTGGTTGCTGCTGCAGCCCTCTCCTCTGCAGActccgacacacacagacatgactCCAACCTGGAGATCT aCAAGCTTCTGTTTGAGACCAAGAGGAAAGACCAGCTAAATGCTCTGAAGAACCTGGTGGAGCTCAATGACATCAACCAGCAGTATAAGATCATAGACATCATGCTGAAGGGCTTGTTTAAG GTGTTGGAGGACTCGAAGGCCGTCCTTACTGCAGCCAACATGCAGGCTGATGATCCCTTCCCCATGGATGACAAAATCAAAGAAG CCTACTCCCATGTGGTGGAGAACACGGCGTTCTTTGGGGACGTAGCGTTGCGTTTCCCACGTATTGTCCACCACTACTACGACCGTAACCCAGACTGGGGCGGCCTTCTGCGATGGGGGCTCCGCTTCTGCAACCTCACTGGGGTGTTCACCGGGGGAGCACACCAGCATGTTCTCTCACTG ATGTCGCAGGAGTTGGGAATAATAGAGAAATCCCCAGACTTCACCAACCCATACCGCACTGAGAGAGACGAC GTGCTTCACACTGCAGAGGCCTTTCAGAAGAtcctgagggaggaggagaagaggaggaggaaagaggacaagAGGAAGGAGATTAGGAAGGGGCCTCGCATCTCCCGCTCCCGTACTGAGCTATAG